The genomic DNA CCAGCCCACGATGTCGCCGCTCATGTGCGGCGAGACGAACAGCCCCGGCACCTGCCACAGCGGGTCCTCGGGCGCCAGCGGCTCGTTCTCGAAGACGTCCAGGGCCGCCGCCGCGATCTCCTGCTGCTCCAGCGCCGCGACCAGCGCCGTGGTGTCGACCAGCGGGCCGCGGCCGACGTTGATGAACCGGGCCCGGTCCGGCATCGCCGCGAACGCGTCGCTGCCGAACATCCCGCGGGTCTCCTCCGTGAGCGGTGCCGCGCAGACCACCCAGTCGGCCTCCACCAGCAGCGCGGGCAGCTCCGCCTGGCCGCGTACGCCCTCGCGTGCGGTCCTGCCCACCAGCTCCGTACGCACGTCCAGGCAGCCCAGCGTCTCCGCGATGGCCCGCCCGATCGGCCCGGCGCCCACCACCACCGCCCGGGTCCCCGCGAGCCGCAGGGTCTCGCGGTGCTGCCAGCGGCGCTGCCGCTGCCGCTCCCAGGTGCCCGGCAGGTCCTTGGCCATCGCCAGCACCAGCCCGGCCACGTACTCTGCGATGGGTTGGTCGAAGACCCCGCGGGCGTTGGTCAGCACGGTGTCCGAGGCGGCGAACTCGGGGGAGAGCACATGGTCGACCCCGGCGCTCGGGGTGTGCACCCATCCGGGTCGCGGCCCCGGCCCCGGCCAGGCTCTGCGCACCGCGGGGGAGGTGAAGTCCCACACCAGCACCACGTCGGCGGAGGGCAGCAGCTCGGCGAGGCCGTCCTCGCCCGTGCTGATCACTTGGGCCCGGCCGCGGAGTCGGTCCAGGTCGGGCGGCGGATCGTCATCGAGGACGAGCACGCGGATATCGGACATAGGAAGGAAACCGTCCCGCAATGTGGCACTGCTGCAATGGGGTCCGGTGGCGGGGGCAGTACTGCATCCATCACCGGATGTAGCCTGAAAGAGAAGGCGGAAAAACGTCGGAGATGCGAGGATTGACCACGCTAGGGGTGTGCCTCTACCTTCGTCAATAACCGCATCTGCCACTGCGTCCCGGTCGCTCACCGGCTGCTCCAGATGATTTACCTTCCCCCAGCCCTCCGTACGAATGGGGCATCCTCATGGACGTCTCTTTTCTGGGCGGACCACAGCCACAGCGTGGTGTGGGTGTCGTAGCCCCTTTTGACTTCGCGCTCGACCGCGAGCTCTGGCGATGGGTGCCGGACGATGTGTCCCTGCATCTGACGCGCACGCCCTACGTCCCCGTCGAGGTCAGTCTCGACCTGGCCAGACTCGTGAGTGAGCACCAGACCCTGCGCGAGGCGGTGCGGGCCCTGACCGCCGTCTCGCCCGAGGTCATCGCCTACGCGTGCGCGTCCGGCAGCTTCGCCGACGGCCGCATGGGCGAGCGCGCCATGACCGCCGCCATGTCGTCCGCCGCCGCCGTGCCGGCGCTGACGACATCCGGAGCCATGCTCGCGGCGCTGAACGAGATCGGTGCCCGTCGCACCGCCATCGTCACGCCGTATACACCGTCCGTCACCGGAGCCCTGGAGGACTTCCTCGAAGAAGGCGGCATCGAGGTCACGGGGCGCGCCAGCCTCGGCCTGACCCGGCACATCTGGCGGGTGCCGTACCGGCAGGTCGTCGAGATGGCGCGGATCGCGGTCGCGCAGGGCTCCCCGGACGCGCTGTTCATCAGTTGCACCAACCTGCCGACGTACGACGTCATCCCGCAGCTCGAAGCGGAGCTGCGGATG from Streptomyces sp. CMB-StM0423 includes the following:
- a CDS encoding D-2-hydroxyacid dehydrogenase, with the translated sequence MSDIRVLVLDDDPPPDLDRLRGRAQVISTGEDGLAELLPSADVVLVWDFTSPAVRRAWPGPGPRPGWVHTPSAGVDHVLSPEFAASDTVLTNARGVFDQPIAEYVAGLVLAMAKDLPGTWERQRQRRWQHRETLRLAGTRAVVVGAGPIGRAIAETLGCLDVRTELVGRTAREGVRGQAELPALLVEADWVVCAAPLTEETRGMFGSDAFAAMPDRARFINVGRGPLVDTTALVAALEQQEIAAAALDVFENEPLAPEDPLWQVPGLFVSPHMSGDIVGWRGALSDQFLELFGLWEAGRPLFNVVDKQVGYVR
- a CDS encoding maleate cis-trans isomerase family protein codes for the protein MDVSFLGGPQPQRGVGVVAPFDFALDRELWRWVPDDVSLHLTRTPYVPVEVSLDLARLVSEHQTLREAVRALTAVSPEVIAYACASGSFADGRMGERAMTAAMSSAAAVPALTTSGAMLAALNEIGARRTAIVTPYTPSVTGALEDFLEEGGIEVTGRASLGLTRHIWRVPYRQVVEMARIAVAQGSPDALFISCTNLPTYDVIPQLEAELRMPVLSANQVTVWEALQRIGKEAVGPYQALLDPAARLGWASMAPPDATVLPDVTVLSAEPPGGPPEVPAPPADMAAPPPPPEAALAGSAQAQDADAADAAEPLWPDDPGQWPA